Proteins co-encoded in one Chroicocephalus ridibundus chromosome 28, bChrRid1.1, whole genome shotgun sequence genomic window:
- the ATAT1 gene encoding alpha-tubulin N-acetyltransferase 1, whose translation MEFPFDLSPVLGDRVCVVDQHLRPAGRRGPTHRGDLEQQLRTVIDELGKASAKAQGLPTPVTSAARMEANRHVLYILRAPDGRGTPKGAVIGFLKVGYKKLFLLDRNGAHNEAEPLCVLDFYIHESLQRHGYGRQLFQHMLQSERVDPWRLAVDRPSEKLLAFLRKHYGLTDAIPQVNNFVIFEGFFSNRPVPPRRPPPKRPEEEIKPYSLSERDFLREEAEPPWPFNLTPGRAGGSPVRGSLRPFLVRRETTDGQTEPPTTDRRTDAPQQRRASSLGRTGR comes from the exons ATGGAGTTCCCTTTCGACTTGTCACCTGTGCTGGGCGACCGAGTCTGCGTGGTGGACCAGCACCTGCGGCCCGCCGGGCGCCGCGGGCCCACCCACCG GGGGgacctggagcagcagctgcgGACAGTCATCGATGAGCTGGGCAAGGCCTCAGCCAag GCCCAGGGCCTCCCCACCCCCGTCACCAGCGCCGCGCGCATGGAGGCGAACCGCCACGTCCTCTACATCCTCCGTGCCCCCGATGGGCGGGG GACCCCCAAAGGTGCTGTCATTGGCTTCCTCAAGGTTGGCTACAAGAAGCTTTTCCTCTTG GACCGTAATGGTGCCCACAATGAAGCGGAACCACTTTGCGTGTTGGATTTTTACATCCATGAGTCGTTGCAACGACACGGTTATGGGCGGCAGCTCTTCCAGCACATGCTGCAG AGCGAGAGGGTGGATCCCTGGCGTTTGGCTGTCGACCGCCCCTCTGAGAAGCTCCTGGCTTTTCTCCGCAAACACTACGGCCTCACTGACGCCATCCcacag gtgAACAACTTCGTTATCTTCGAGGGTTTCTTCTCCAACCGACCGG TTCCCCCCCGCCGGCCACCCCCCAAGCGCCCCGAGGAGGAGATCAAGCCCTACTCGCTCTCGGAACGTGACT TTCTGCGAGAAGAGGCGGAGCCTCCTTGGCCATTCAACTTGACTCCTGGGCGAGCCGGGGGGTCGCCGGTTCGAGGCAGCCTCCGGCCCTTTTTGGTGCGGCGGGAGACGACGGACGGACAAACAGAGCCCCCGAcgacggacagacggacagacgCCCCCCAACAGCGTCGCGCCAG ctCTCTCGGGCGAACCGGTCGTTGA
- the MRPS18B gene encoding small ribosomal subunit protein mS40 isoform X2: MALARGMALLRAAAGGLRGAGRPLWARDALRLCSTQETPKAPPSPYQERPWEYLESEEYRITYGDRPIWHGYRRNHKGAIPPQRTRKACVRKGKRVGNPCPICRDRNLHVDFRNVKLLDQFICPHSGIIFHPTHTGVCMKQHKLLTKAITQAQDHGLLWLHVPYVPAPRDDFSNQHPAVSKTPPAPALAPGRHWYPWYERQAPPTAAIARIRHLYKNYLKEQEALPAAGTPPETLPTPRAEHREE, translated from the exons ATGGCGCTCGCCAGGGGCATGGCGCTGCTGCGGGCGGCGGCCGGTGGCCTGCGGGGAGCGGGAAGGCCGTTGTGGGCTCGG GACGCCCTCCGGCTCTGCAGCACCCAGGAAACACCCaaagcccccccatccccctaCCAGGAGCGGCCCTGGGAGTATCTGGAGAGCGAAG agtaTCGCATCACCTATGGTGACAGACCCATCTGGCATGGCTACCGCCGCAACCACAAAGGCGCCATCCCCCCCCAGCGCACCCGCAAGGCCTGCGTG cgcAAGGGGAAGCGGGTGGGAAACCCCTGCCCCATCTGCCGCGACCGCAACCTCCACGTGGACTTTCGG aATGTGAAGCTCCTGGACCAGTTCATCTGCCCCCATTCAGGCATCATCTTCCACCCCACGCACACAG GGGTCTGCATGAAGCAGCACAAGCTCCTGACCAAGGCCATCACACAGGCACAGGACCACG gtcTGCTCTGGCTGCACGTCCCCTACGTCCCAGCCCCCCGCGACGACTTCTCCAACCAACACCCAGCTGTCAGCAAGACCCCTCCAGCACCCGCCCTGGCCCCTGGCCGCCATTGGTACCCCTGGTATGAGCGCCAGGCCCCTCCGACCGCTGCCATTGCCCGCATCCGTCATCTCTACAAGAATTACCTGAAGGAACAAGAAGCCCTGCCGGCCGCAGGGACGCCCCCTGAGACCCTTCCAACTCCCCGCGCGGAGCACAGGGAGGAATAA
- the MRPS18B gene encoding small ribosomal subunit protein mS40 isoform X1: protein MALARGMALLRAAAGGLRGAGRPLWARQDALRLCSTQETPKAPPSPYQERPWEYLESEEYRITYGDRPIWHGYRRNHKGAIPPQRTRKACVRKGKRVGNPCPICRDRNLHVDFRNVKLLDQFICPHSGIIFHPTHTGVCMKQHKLLTKAITQAQDHGLLWLHVPYVPAPRDDFSNQHPAVSKTPPAPALAPGRHWYPWYERQAPPTAAIARIRHLYKNYLKEQEALPAAGTPPETLPTPRAEHREE from the exons ATGGCGCTCGCCAGGGGCATGGCGCTGCTGCGGGCGGCGGCCGGTGGCCTGCGGGGAGCGGGAAGGCCGTTGTGGGCTCGG CAGGACGCCCTCCGGCTCTGCAGCACCCAGGAAACACCCaaagcccccccatccccctaCCAGGAGCGGCCCTGGGAGTATCTGGAGAGCGAAG agtaTCGCATCACCTATGGTGACAGACCCATCTGGCATGGCTACCGCCGCAACCACAAAGGCGCCATCCCCCCCCAGCGCACCCGCAAGGCCTGCGTG cgcAAGGGGAAGCGGGTGGGAAACCCCTGCCCCATCTGCCGCGACCGCAACCTCCACGTGGACTTTCGG aATGTGAAGCTCCTGGACCAGTTCATCTGCCCCCATTCAGGCATCATCTTCCACCCCACGCACACAG GGGTCTGCATGAAGCAGCACAAGCTCCTGACCAAGGCCATCACACAGGCACAGGACCACG gtcTGCTCTGGCTGCACGTCCCCTACGTCCCAGCCCCCCGCGACGACTTCTCCAACCAACACCCAGCTGTCAGCAAGACCCCTCCAGCACCCGCCCTGGCCCCTGGCCGCCATTGGTACCCCTGGTATGAGCGCCAGGCCCCTCCGACCGCTGCCATTGCCCGCATCCGTCATCTCTACAAGAATTACCTGAAGGAACAAGAAGCCCTGCCGGCCGCAGGGACGCCCCCTGAGACCCTTCCAACTCCCCGCGCGGAGCACAGGGAGGAATAA
- the MRPS18B gene encoding small ribosomal subunit protein mS40 isoform X3: MALARGMALLRAAAGGLRGAGRPLWARQDALRLCSTQETPKAPPSPYQERPWEYLESEEYRITYGDRPIWHGYRRNHKGAIPPQRTRKACVRKGKRVGNPCPICRDRNLHVDFRNVKLLDQFICPHSGIIFHPTHTGLLWLHVPYVPAPRDDFSNQHPAVSKTPPAPALAPGRHWYPWYERQAPPTAAIARIRHLYKNYLKEQEALPAAGTPPETLPTPRAEHREE; this comes from the exons ATGGCGCTCGCCAGGGGCATGGCGCTGCTGCGGGCGGCGGCCGGTGGCCTGCGGGGAGCGGGAAGGCCGTTGTGGGCTCGG CAGGACGCCCTCCGGCTCTGCAGCACCCAGGAAACACCCaaagcccccccatccccctaCCAGGAGCGGCCCTGGGAGTATCTGGAGAGCGAAG agtaTCGCATCACCTATGGTGACAGACCCATCTGGCATGGCTACCGCCGCAACCACAAAGGCGCCATCCCCCCCCAGCGCACCCGCAAGGCCTGCGTG cgcAAGGGGAAGCGGGTGGGAAACCCCTGCCCCATCTGCCGCGACCGCAACCTCCACGTGGACTTTCGG aATGTGAAGCTCCTGGACCAGTTCATCTGCCCCCATTCAGGCATCATCTTCCACCCCACGCACACAG gtcTGCTCTGGCTGCACGTCCCCTACGTCCCAGCCCCCCGCGACGACTTCTCCAACCAACACCCAGCTGTCAGCAAGACCCCTCCAGCACCCGCCCTGGCCCCTGGCCGCCATTGGTACCCCTGGTATGAGCGCCAGGCCCCTCCGACCGCTGCCATTGCCCGCATCCGTCATCTCTACAAGAATTACCTGAAGGAACAAGAAGCCCTGCCGGCCGCAGGGACGCCCCCTGAGACCCTTCCAACTCCCCGCGCGGAGCACAGGGAGGAATAA
- the C28H6orf136 gene encoding uncharacterized protein C6orf136 homolog, with protein sequence MYRHGRAAAAAAARLRPAAPTLRAWPPADPDGAGPDPPRRHYRARPQDLEPTRGHISALPPLLRPPALPRPPPARGPRLRALSPPEGLAGDITTVDGQREDDIAVRDGPVTSLLLLLRPPAPFLAPAGPPRHPPPSMEEHLAVMHQKLQHELPNFFLKIPDYGLYSPDVEFINHLLHLHTRGRPMYQVAVALCRAVAWGYFASLRLEVLALTRHPEDWSIRARWRLTGLPLHLCLLRFYRRDKRQLLRSYDAFSTFFLNSQGLIRCHRVDKLMPAPTAMTEDKKLLVAAAVAVALAEPGPALQLALKPPATSGAT encoded by the exons ATGTACCGGCACGGccgggccgccgctgccgccgctgcccgcctccGACCCGCCGCCCCCACACTGCGGGCCTGGCCCCCGGCAGATCCCGACGGTGCCGGACCGGACCCGCCGCGCCGCCATTACCGAGCGCGGCCTCAG GACCTGGAGCCCACCCGGGGCCACATTTCGGCACTGCCCCCTCTCCtgcgccccccagccctgccacggccccccccggcccggggtcCTCGCCTTCGCGCCTTGTCcccccccgaggggctggcaggtGACATCACCACAGTGGACGGTCAGCGGGAAGATGACATTGCCGTCCGCGATGGCCctgtcacctccctcctcctcctcctgcgacCCCCGGCCCCCTTCCTGGCCCCCGCTGggcccccccgccacccgccccCCAGCATGGAGGAGCACTTGGCCGTCATGCACCAGAAGCTGCAGCACGAG ctccccaatTTCTTCCTGAAGATCCCTGACTATGGCCTTTACTCCCCCGACGTCGAGTTCATCAaccacctcctccacctccacacCCG CGGGCGGCCCATGTACCAGGTGGCGGTGGCCCTGTGCCGGGCGGTGGCCTGGGGCTACTTTGCCAGCCTGCGGCTGGAGGTGCTGGCCCTGACGCGGCACCCCGAGGACTGGAGCATCCGGGCGCGCTGGCGCCTGACCGGGCTCCCCCTGCACCTCTGCCTCCTGCGCTTCTACCGCCGCGACAAGCGCCAGCTCCTGCG GTCCTATGACGCCTTCTCCACCTTCTTCCTCAACTCGCAGGGGCTCATCCGCTGCCACCGCGTGGACAAG CTGATGCCAGCCCCCACGGCCATGACCGAGGACAAGAagctgctggtggcagcggcGGTGGCAGTGGCACTGGCCGAGCCGGGACCGGCCTTACAGCTCGCCTTGAAGCCTCCTGCCACCTCGGGGGCCACCTGA